A section of the Phycodurus eques isolate BA_2022a chromosome 4, UOR_Pequ_1.1, whole genome shotgun sequence genome encodes:
- the erp44 gene encoding endoplasmic reticulum resident protein 44, with amino-acid sequence MKLSALLPFLCDRIICVILLVMGLSTPGQAEITSLDSANIDDVLNNAGVSLVNFYADWCRFSQMLHPIFEEASNIVREEFPETTQVVFARVDCDQHSEIAQRYRISKYPTLKLFRNGMMMKREYRGQRSVAAIADFIRQQQVDPVKEVHSMEELNTVDRSKRNIIGYFEKKDSDNYRIFEKVSNILRDDCAFMAAFGPVFEAKRFIGDNVIYKPVGESVPDMVYLGSLTNFDLTYVWAQDKCVPLVREITFENGEELTEEGIPFLILFHLKEDNESLEKFQLEVGRQLISEKGSINFLHADCDKFRHPLLHIQKTPADCPVIAIDSFRHMYVFPDYKDLNIPGQLKQFVLDLHSGKLHREFHHGPDPTDSTPGQEEVRGDAASSPPQSSFQKLAPSETRYTILRRDRDEL; translated from the exons ATGAAACTGTCAGCATTGTTACCCTTTCTCTGCGACCGCATCATTTGCGTCATACTGCTG GTGATGGGCCTTTCTACTCCTGGACAAGCAGAAATCACCAGTCTGGACTCAGCCAACATTGATGACGTCCTAA aTAATGCTGGCGTTTCTTTAGTAAACTTTTACGCTGACTG GTGCAGATTTAGTCAGATGCTCCATCCCATCTTTGAGGAGGCGTCTAACATCGTGCGGGAGGAGTTCCCTGAGACCACACAGGTGGTGTTTGCACGTGTCGACTGTGACCAGCACT CCGAGATAGCCCAGCGCTACCGCATCAGCAAGTACCCCACGCTGAAGCTGTTCCGCAATGGCATGATGATGAAGCGGGAGTACAGGGGTCAGAGGTCGGTGGCGGCCATCGCTGACTTCATCCGCCAGCAGCAGGTTGACCCTGTGAAAGAGGTCCACTCCATGGAGGAGCTAAACACTGTGGAT AGGAGCAAAAGGAACATCATTGGTTACTTTGAGAAGAAGGACTCTGACAATTACCGCATCTTTGAAAAAGTTTCCAACATTCTCCGAGATGACTGCGCCTTTATGGCTGCTTTcgg GCCCGTGTTCGAGGCTAAGCGCTTCATCGGGGACAACGTCATCTACAAGCCGGTGGGGGAGAGCGTCCCCGACATGGTCTACCTCGGCTCCCTCACCAACTTTGACCTGACCTACGTTTGGGCTCAGGACAAGTGCGTGCCTCTGGTCAGGGAGATCACCTTTGAAAACGGAGAG GAGCTCACGGAAGAGGGCATCCCTTTCCTCATCCTCTTCCATCTCAAGGAAGATAACGAGAGCTTAGAGAAGTTCCAGCTCGAAGTAGGTCGGCAGCTCATCAGCGAGAAAG GATCGATCAACTTCCTGCACGCGGACTGCGACAAGTTCCGCCATCCTCTGCTGCATATCCAGAAGACTCCCGCCGACTGTCCCGTTATCGCCATAGACTCATTCAGGCACATGTATGTGTTCCCGGACTATAAAGACCTCAA TATTCCCGGCCAGCTGAAACAGTTCGTGTTGGACCTTCACTCCGGAAAACTACACCGAGAGTTCCACCACGGTCCCGACCCCACAGACAGCACCCCCGGACAG GAGGAGGTCAGGGGCGACGCGGCCAGCAGCCCCCCACAGAGCTCCTTCCAAAAGCTGGCGCCCAGCGAGACTCGCTACACCATCCTCAGACGGGACCGCGACGAGCTGTGA